One Aureibacillus halotolerans genomic region harbors:
- a CDS encoding PLP-dependent aminotransferase family protein: MKYGFAQRVRFMQSSAVRDILKVVNKGDVISFAGGLPDEDLFPVAAMKQAFQKTFEASDNKAMQYGETEGYAPLREQLSEKLQKKGIHRPSDNVLVTSGSQQAIDLFARVMFNPGDIVLTENPTYLAALQVFESYEVRVVPVLSDDNGMDPEDLEQKMKKLKPKCVYVVPTFSNPGGKVWSFERRKLLLELAQKHQVVIFEDDPYGDIQFNSEEVYTPIASLDKENKYVLYTSTFSKTVVPAMRLGWIVGPHQIIRMMAQAKQATDLHTNSLAQVAMHHLVNDFDLDAHVSTLCKAYKERMLVMKSLLDSVEMDGLTYVEPKGGMFFWVSLPSYVHTASLLPEAVEQGVAFVPGAPFYVSNAEENTMRLNFTHSKPELIHEGMRRLVNVINEKKEAAPQQV, encoded by the coding sequence ATGAAGTATGGGTTTGCTCAACGCGTTCGGTTTATGCAGTCGTCAGCAGTAAGGGATATTTTGAAGGTTGTCAATAAAGGTGATGTCATTTCGTTTGCTGGAGGTCTTCCAGATGAAGATCTTTTTCCTGTAGCTGCGATGAAGCAAGCGTTTCAAAAAACGTTTGAAGCAAGTGATAATAAAGCGATGCAATATGGTGAAACAGAGGGGTACGCTCCACTAAGAGAACAGCTTTCTGAAAAATTACAGAAAAAAGGAATTCATCGTCCAAGTGACAATGTCCTTGTTACATCGGGGTCACAGCAAGCGATTGACTTGTTTGCGCGTGTCATGTTTAACCCCGGAGATATCGTGCTCACTGAAAATCCCACCTACCTTGCTGCTCTGCAAGTGTTTGAGTCATATGAGGTGAGGGTGGTTCCCGTACTTTCAGATGACAATGGAATGGACCCAGAGGATTTAGAGCAAAAGATGAAAAAGCTAAAGCCAAAATGTGTATATGTCGTACCGACGTTCTCAAATCCAGGCGGAAAAGTATGGTCCTTTGAACGCAGAAAGCTGCTTCTTGAACTCGCTCAAAAACATCAAGTTGTCATTTTTGAAGATGATCCATACGGCGATATCCAATTTAACAGCGAAGAGGTTTATACGCCTATTGCTTCTCTTGACAAAGAAAATAAATATGTTTTATACACGAGCACCTTTTCAAAAACAGTCGTCCCTGCCATGCGCCTCGGGTGGATCGTTGGACCACATCAAATCATTCGAATGATGGCGCAAGCGAAGCAAGCAACCGACCTTCATACGAATTCTCTTGCACAGGTGGCGATGCATCATCTTGTCAATGATTTCGATTTGGACGCTCATGTTTCGACATTGTGTAAAGCTTACAAGGAGCGGATGCTTGTGATGAAAAGCTTGCTGGACAGTGTTGAAATGGATGGGTTGACGTATGTTGAACCAAAAGGTGGGATGTTTTTTTGGGTGAGTCTTCCATCCTACGTGCATACCGCGTCCTTACTTCCAGAAGCCGTTGAACAGGGAGTAGCTTTCGTACCTGGGGCTCCGTTTTATGTGTCTAATGCGGAGGAAAATACGATGCGCTTGAATTTCACACATTCAAAACCTGAACTAATTCATGAAGGCATGCGACGTCTCGTGAATGTGATTAATGAAAAAAAAGAAGCAGCACCACAGCAAGTCTAA
- a CDS encoding S-layer homology domain-containing protein, with amino-acid sequence MRKRMLGCFLIVLVVVGSGFERVSAAPFEDIQGHWAEDSLRNVIEQGWMKGYVDGRFGVNRNITRAEVSLILKRSFSFPAEGSEDYTDVPTFHWAYDSIKYVSGAGLMQGMTGNKFYPNEELTRAQLAQVIVRLDSNGSTSQTRQVFSDVPSSFWGYDAIMQANANGSMTGYADGSFLPNRDVTRAEFAVVLSRIKVG; translated from the coding sequence ATGCGCAAACGAATGCTAGGGTGCTTTCTTATAGTACTCGTCGTTGTAGGATCAGGCTTTGAGAGAGTGTCTGCTGCCCCATTTGAAGATATTCAAGGGCATTGGGCGGAGGATTCACTTAGGAATGTAATCGAACAAGGATGGATGAAAGGGTATGTTGACGGTCGATTTGGTGTCAACCGGAACATTACCCGAGCAGAAGTAAGTTTAATACTTAAAAGATCGTTCTCCTTTCCCGCCGAGGGTTCTGAGGATTACACGGACGTTCCAACCTTCCATTGGGCGTACGATTCAATAAAATATGTCTCAGGAGCAGGGTTAATGCAAGGGATGACGGGAAACAAGTTTTATCCAAACGAGGAATTAACACGTGCACAGCTTGCACAGGTTATTGTGAGATTAGATTCGAATGGGTCGACCTCACAAACACGACAAGTTTTTTCAGATGTTCCCTCTTCCTTTTGGGGATATGATGCCATTATGCAAGCGAACGCAAATGGAAGCATGACAGGTTATGCCGATGGTAGCTTTTTGCCGAATAGAGATGTTACTCGGGCTGAGTTTGCTGTTGTGTTGAGTCGAATTAAAGTCGGTTGA
- a CDS encoding PRC-barrel domain-containing protein has protein sequence MLYQAKDLESYKLGAVDGEVGKVKDFYFDDQSFVVRYVVADTRTWFFGGKVLLSPKSFERLDPQEQLIHVNLTKDQIKDSPKPEEHEPINRQYEKELSDFHGWGYYWLGSGNMAGGGYNSSGTSVPGSVAPLPPIPEELGNEANKNRAGTQDDIREGHEEKELEEHLRHDDSALQSVDDIKGYDVHAKEGEIGKIRDVVIEGETQKIRYLVIDTGSTFNRQTILLSPEWVKDISWIDRTVTVPLEHDLLQNAPVFEHDQAITRDYEERLFTHYNRPHYWTK, from the coding sequence ATGCTATATCAAGCAAAAGATTTGGAGTCATATAAATTAGGTGCTGTAGACGGTGAGGTTGGAAAGGTTAAAGATTTTTATTTTGATGATCAATCTTTTGTAGTTCGTTACGTCGTTGCGGATACGCGCACATGGTTTTTTGGTGGAAAAGTGCTGTTAAGCCCAAAATCATTTGAAAGGCTTGATCCACAAGAGCAGCTCATTCATGTCAACCTAACAAAAGATCAAATTAAGGATAGTCCTAAACCTGAGGAGCATGAACCGATAAATCGACAATATGAGAAGGAACTAAGTGACTTTCACGGCTGGGGCTATTATTGGCTCGGCTCCGGTAATATGGCAGGTGGCGGTTATAATTCTTCAGGAACATCGGTCCCTGGGTCGGTTGCTCCGCTGCCACCAATTCCTGAAGAACTTGGAAATGAGGCCAATAAAAATCGTGCTGGCACACAGGACGACATCCGAGAAGGGCATGAAGAAAAGGAATTGGAAGAACATTTGCGTCATGATGACAGTGCCCTGCAAAGTGTCGACGACATTAAAGGGTATGACGTCCATGCCAAAGAAGGTGAGATCGGTAAGATTCGTGATGTCGTTATAGAAGGTGAAACACAAAAGATACGCTATCTTGTCATAGACACTGGAAGCACGTTTAATCGTCAAACCATCCTTCTTTCCCCAGAGTGGGTAAAAGATATTAGCTGGATTGACCGCACCGTTACGGTTCCTTTAGAGCACGATCTCCTTCAGAATGCACCCGTCTTCGAGCATGACCAAGCCATTACGAGAGATTATGAGGAGCGTTTATTTACACATTATAACCGTCCTCACTATTGGACGAAATAA
- a CDS encoding FadR/GntR family transcriptional regulator, whose amino-acid sequence MEKIQRKKMYEEVADRITQRLEDGQLKPGDRLPSVEALSKEFGVGRSAIREALSALRAINVLEMKHGEGTYIRTFQPQHMTFPSVSASLMKKEDIAHLLEVRQYLETGTAAAAAIRRTPDHLAEMKQSLALMKGTVIEEAADFAFHQTILTAAQNPLLQQLWNTISDMLKRAMRDTRRIWFEQETMSAQLHKEHKAIYLAIEKGDANEARTTMETHLRTVQRQWNEI is encoded by the coding sequence ATGGAAAAAATTCAACGTAAAAAAATGTACGAAGAGGTAGCGGATCGAATAACACAACGTCTTGAGGATGGTCAACTAAAACCAGGAGATCGTTTGCCTTCTGTGGAAGCGTTATCAAAAGAGTTTGGTGTAGGAAGATCGGCTATTAGAGAAGCCCTAAGCGCTTTGCGAGCGATTAATGTCCTTGAAATGAAACATGGGGAAGGGACTTATATACGAACCTTTCAGCCGCAACACATGACGTTTCCATCTGTGTCAGCATCATTAATGAAAAAAGAAGATATCGCTCATCTTCTTGAAGTCAGGCAGTATCTTGAGACTGGGACAGCGGCTGCTGCTGCCATTAGAAGGACGCCTGATCATTTAGCTGAAATGAAGCAGTCGCTTGCATTGATGAAAGGAACCGTTATAGAAGAAGCTGCGGATTTTGCATTTCATCAGACCATTCTTACAGCCGCACAAAACCCTTTATTACAGCAACTTTGGAACACCATTTCAGATATGTTGAAAAGAGCAATGCGGGATACACGCCGAATTTGGTTTGAGCAGGAGACGATGAGTGCACAGCTTCACAAAGAGCACAAGGCCATTTATCTCGCCATCGAAAAAGGGGACGCCAATGAGGCGAGAACCACCATGGAGACGCACTTGCGAACAGTTCAAAGGCAGTGGAATGAAATTTAA
- a CDS encoding (Fe-S)-binding protein has product MKVSLFATCLMDVFYPETGKDTVELLERLGCEVDFPEAQTCCGQPAFNSGYHTLSKETMKHMMTVFAESTYVVTPSGSCGTMIKEYPTLFKDDPEWYERAILLKEKTYELTDFIVHVLGVEDVGATFHGTATYHTSCHMTRLLKVTEAPKTLLGNVRGLTMKPLKNAQNCCGFGGTFAVKMPPISKEMVDEKVNHVEETEADVLIGADCGCLMNIGGRLQRRNSDVKVLHIASILNSQTGAKE; this is encoded by the coding sequence ATGAAGGTTAGTTTGTTTGCGACGTGCTTAATGGATGTTTTTTATCCAGAGACTGGCAAAGACACTGTTGAATTATTGGAGCGTCTTGGATGTGAAGTTGATTTTCCAGAAGCACAAACCTGTTGTGGACAGCCTGCTTTTAACAGCGGGTATCATACGCTATCAAAAGAAACGATGAAGCATATGATGACTGTTTTTGCTGAATCGACATATGTCGTCACACCTTCCGGCTCATGCGGAACGATGATAAAAGAGTACCCAACACTATTTAAAGACGATCCTGAATGGTATGAACGTGCGATCTTGCTAAAAGAGAAAACCTATGAACTCACAGATTTTATCGTTCATGTTCTTGGGGTCGAAGATGTCGGTGCCACATTTCACGGCACAGCGACGTACCACACTTCCTGCCATATGACACGGCTCTTGAAAGTCACAGAGGCACCGAAGACATTACTTGGAAACGTCAGGGGATTAACAATGAAACCATTAAAAAACGCGCAAAACTGTTGTGGGTTTGGGGGGACATTTGCGGTGAAAATGCCACCGATCTCAAAAGAAATGGTGGATGAAAAAGTAAACCATGTGGAAGAAACAGAGGCGGACGTTCTAATTGGTGCAGATTGTGGCTGTTTAATGAATATAGGGGGTCGCTTGCAACGTAGAAACAGTGACGTCAAAGTGTTGCACATAGCTTCTATTTTAAATAGCCAAACAGGTGCAAAGGAGTGA
- a CDS encoding LutB/LldF family L-lactate oxidation iron-sulfur protein: MPIRFGERVFDNRVQSGIENTFMRGAVSGAQERLFEKKAVAEEELGDWEEWRLLGEEIRQHTIENLDYYLQQLTDVLSARGGHVYFAETADEANQYIQAIAKQKKAKKIVKSKSMVTEEIGMNAVLESLGCEVIETDLGEYILQLDDHDPPSHVVAPALHKNKEQIRDVFKEKIQYTKTEDPKELARYAREMLREEFLKADIGITGCNFAVAETGSIALVTNEGNARLCTALPKTQITVMGMERIVPTFEELDIMVSLLCRSAVGQKLTSYITSLTGPIDETETDGPEEFHLVILDNGRSNILGTAFQSALHCIRCAACMNVCPVYRHVGGHAYGSIYPGPIGAVLTPLLDGYDDHKELPYASTLCAACTDACPVRIPLHELLNEHRKVIVEKNKKQPLAERAAMQGFKTVTTSAKLFQWATKAAPYLTVPWARHTYIQKGPGPLADWTDSRDFPAPKAERFRDWYKAHREEKANDKRTH, from the coding sequence ATGCCCATTCGATTTGGTGAACGAGTGTTTGATAACCGAGTACAATCTGGCATCGAAAATACATTTATGCGTGGAGCGGTGTCTGGCGCTCAAGAAAGGCTGTTTGAGAAAAAGGCGGTTGCTGAAGAAGAGCTTGGTGATTGGGAAGAATGGCGTTTGTTAGGTGAAGAAATTCGGCAGCATACGATCGAAAACCTAGATTATTATTTACAACAATTGACTGATGTTCTTTCCGCGCGTGGGGGACATGTGTATTTCGCAGAAACTGCGGATGAAGCCAATCAATACATCCAAGCTATTGCTAAGCAAAAAAAGGCAAAAAAAATTGTCAAATCCAAATCCATGGTCACAGAAGAAATTGGTATGAACGCTGTGCTTGAGTCCCTAGGATGTGAAGTCATAGAAACTGATTTAGGCGAATACATCCTGCAGCTCGATGATCATGACCCGCCGTCGCATGTTGTTGCGCCAGCGCTTCATAAAAACAAAGAACAAATTCGAGATGTGTTTAAAGAAAAAATCCAGTACACAAAAACAGAGGATCCAAAAGAGCTGGCAAGATATGCGCGTGAAATGCTGCGTGAGGAATTTCTAAAAGCGGATATCGGCATCACAGGCTGTAACTTTGCTGTTGCTGAAACGGGGAGTATCGCCCTCGTAACAAACGAAGGGAATGCTCGTTTGTGCACTGCGTTGCCGAAAACACAAATTACCGTTATGGGAATGGAACGGATTGTGCCTACCTTTGAAGAGCTCGATATTATGGTAAGCCTCCTTTGCCGGAGTGCTGTCGGTCAAAAGCTGACTAGCTACATTACTTCTCTTACAGGCCCTATTGATGAGACGGAAACGGACGGTCCGGAAGAATTTCATCTCGTGATTTTAGACAATGGTCGCTCGAATATTTTAGGCACGGCCTTTCAATCCGCTCTCCATTGCATTCGTTGTGCGGCTTGTATGAATGTATGTCCAGTGTATAGGCATGTTGGAGGACATGCTTATGGATCGATCTATCCTGGGCCAATTGGTGCTGTACTCACGCCTTTGCTAGATGGTTATGACGATCACAAGGAGCTTCCTTATGCATCGACGTTATGTGCGGCTTGCACGGATGCGTGTCCTGTACGTATTCCCCTCCATGAGCTTCTGAATGAACATCGGAAGGTCATTGTAGAAAAAAATAAAAAGCAACCTCTGGCTGAACGGGCAGCAATGCAAGGGTTTAAAACCGTTACCACGTCGGCAAAATTGTTCCAATGGGCGACGAAGGCGGCCCCGTATCTTACTGTGCCGTGGGCGAGACATACGTACATTCAGAAAGGCCCTGGTCCGTTAGCAGATTGGACCGACTCAAGGGATTTTCCTGCACCTAAAGCGGAGCGTTTTCGCGATTGGTACAAAGCGCACAGAGAGGAAAAGGCCAATGACAAAAGGACGCATTGA
- a CDS encoding LutC/YkgG family protein has translation MTKGRIEGRDRFCERVATSLGRERLFTVAKPVWSRAPQDNVLSQCTQEELVEVLKAHCGTIHTDVYETTSESLASTLTKLVNTYGGGPLVYWRDKRFSEYGLTTLLEEEFPKQSVVTTCWDNRNRERSITACEQANIGITFSDSTLAESGTVVLYSGEGKGRSVSLLPTNYIAIIPQSTIVPRMTQSARALREYSKTNGGAPSCVNWISGPSNSADIELSLVVGVHGPIAASYVIVKDA, from the coding sequence ATGACAAAAGGACGCATTGAAGGACGTGATCGATTTTGTGAGCGCGTGGCCACATCATTAGGGAGAGAGCGCCTTTTTACAGTAGCGAAGCCTGTATGGTCACGGGCGCCTCAAGACAACGTGCTGTCACAATGTACGCAGGAGGAATTGGTAGAGGTCCTAAAGGCACACTGTGGCACAATTCACACAGATGTTTACGAAACGACATCAGAGTCACTCGCATCAACACTCACTAAACTGGTCAATACCTATGGAGGAGGACCTCTCGTCTATTGGCGTGACAAACGGTTTTCTGAATATGGCTTGACCACACTGCTTGAGGAAGAGTTCCCAAAGCAGTCTGTTGTCACAACCTGCTGGGACAATCGTAACCGCGAACGAAGTATCACAGCCTGCGAGCAAGCCAACATTGGGATTACGTTTTCGGACAGTACGCTCGCAGAGTCAGGAACGGTGGTGCTCTATAGTGGAGAAGGAAAAGGAAGATCAGTTTCTCTTTTGCCTACCAATTATATTGCAATTATCCCTCAAAGTACGATTGTGCCAAGAATGACACAATCAGCGAGAGCGTTACGTGAATACAGCAAGACAAACGGTGGAGCTCCATCCTGTGTCAATTGGATTTCAGGGCCAAGCAATTCGGCAGATATCGAATTGAGTCTTGTTGTTGGCGTCCATGGTCCCATTGCGGCGAGTTATGTCATCGTCAAGGATGCGTAA
- a CDS encoding sugar kinase: MNPMDIVTIGETMVLMSPQKSGPLRYVPGFHKQMGGAESNVAIGATRLGCSVGWISQVGDDEFGRYITQNIRSEGVDVSQVVSTGKAPTGVFFKEKKNAKQTRVYYYRANSAASQMSTEQLPYEYLKNARLLHLTGITPALSESCKQMMFDLITWAKAEGILVSFDPNVRLTLWSKEEAAQVLHDLAIQADILLPGIPEGELMCGESDPVKIASYFRQKGVDNVIVKLGPEGAYYDCEGEQAQVSGFKVDTVVDSIGAGDAFAAAVLSSHLQGFRWDEAVKRGNAAGALVVMTEGDYEGLPDTEELDAFMAQKIEDDVLR; this comes from the coding sequence ATGAACCCAATGGATATCGTTACAATAGGGGAAACAATGGTCTTGATGAGTCCACAAAAGTCAGGTCCATTGCGTTATGTGCCCGGATTTCATAAGCAAATGGGTGGCGCAGAGTCGAACGTAGCCATTGGCGCAACACGTCTTGGCTGTAGTGTGGGATGGATATCTCAAGTTGGTGATGATGAGTTTGGTCGATACATCACACAAAACATTCGTTCCGAGGGCGTTGATGTGTCGCAGGTCGTATCAACAGGAAAAGCGCCCACAGGTGTGTTTTTCAAAGAAAAAAAGAATGCTAAGCAAACGAGAGTTTACTATTACAGAGCGAATTCAGCAGCCAGTCAGATGTCAACTGAGCAGCTGCCTTATGAGTATTTAAAGAATGCTCGACTTTTACATTTAACTGGCATTACGCCTGCATTGAGTGAAAGCTGTAAGCAAATGATGTTCGATCTTATCACTTGGGCAAAAGCAGAAGGGATTCTTGTCTCATTTGACCCAAATGTACGACTCACGCTTTGGAGCAAAGAAGAGGCCGCACAGGTCCTTCATGATTTGGCTATACAAGCGGACATCCTGCTTCCAGGCATTCCAGAAGGCGAATTAATGTGTGGGGAAAGCGACCCTGTGAAAATAGCGAGCTATTTTAGACAAAAAGGCGTCGACAATGTGATCGTAAAGCTTGGACCAGAAGGGGCTTATTACGATTGTGAAGGCGAGCAGGCACAAGTCAGTGGCTTTAAGGTGGATACGGTTGTTGATAGCATTGGTGCTGGCGATGCATTCGCAGCTGCTGTACTCTCTTCGCATTTGCAGGGGTTCCGTTGGGACGAGGCAGTGAAGCGAGGCAATGCAGCTGGTGCGCTTGTCGTTATGACAGAGGGTGACTATGAAGGACTGCCTGATACGGAAGAATTAGATGCCTTTATGGCACAAAAAATTGAAGACGATGTGTTGAGGTGA
- a CDS encoding bifunctional 4-hydroxy-2-oxoglutarate aldolase/2-dehydro-3-deoxy-phosphogluconate aldolase, with translation MKQEHLLKLKESGIVAVVRGANEEIIEPLAEALAKGGVYALEITMDSEDGASMIKKARELLGDSALIGAGTVLDSITAKRAIEAGAAFIFSPNLDIETVKMTKRYNKISIPGVMTPTEVLQAYEAGADIVKVFPASVVGPAFFKDVRGPLPFVDMMPTGGVTIDNVQEFIKAGACAVGLGSALVDIKLAKENRYDEITERAKAFKQKIDEARQS, from the coding sequence ATGAAACAAGAACACTTATTGAAGCTAAAAGAATCAGGGATTGTTGCGGTCGTACGTGGAGCAAACGAAGAAATCATTGAGCCCCTTGCCGAAGCATTGGCTAAAGGTGGCGTTTATGCACTCGAAATTACGATGGATTCTGAAGACGGCGCTTCAATGATTAAAAAAGCACGTGAATTGCTCGGGGATTCTGCGTTAATTGGTGCAGGAACAGTGCTTGACAGCATCACCGCAAAGCGAGCGATTGAAGCAGGGGCAGCGTTTATTTTCTCTCCAAATTTGGACATTGAAACGGTAAAGATGACAAAACGTTATAACAAAATTTCAATCCCTGGTGTCATGACGCCGACAGAAGTGCTTCAAGCCTATGAAGCTGGTGCGGATATCGTAAAGGTGTTTCCTGCGAGCGTTGTGGGACCTGCCTTTTTCAAAGACGTACGCGGACCACTACCATTCGTTGATATGATGCCAACAGGCGGCGTCACGATTGACAATGTACAGGAGTTCATCAAGGCCGGTGCATGTGCTGTTGGTTTAGGTAGTGCGCTCGTCGATATTAAGCTTGCGAAAGAAAATCGCTATGATGAAATTACTGAACGCGCAAAAGCCTTCAAACAAAAAATTGATGAAGCAAGACAGTCTTAA
- the zwf gene encoding glucose-6-phosphate dehydrogenase — MTNQPSCVIVIFGATGDLAKRKLFPSIYNLFKNGNLSDRFAVVGVARREWSNDFFREKVIEAVHDASDAEVDSEDVASFSDHFYYHPFDVRDTASFVSLKQLLDQLDDTYEVPNNRLFYMAMAPEYFGTIALHLDEAKLTEVDGWKRLVIEKPFGHDLPSAEVLNDQIRQVFSEDEIYRIDHYLGKEMVQNIEVIRFANAMFEQLWNNRFIANIQLTSSESLDVGERGNYYEKSGALRDMVQNHMLQMVSLLAMEPPINLSTEEVRGEKVKVLRSLRHVPASEADDYFVRGQYGAGEIDSQAIKGFREVESVTDDSNTETFVAAKLMIDNHRWAGVPFYIRTGKSMTVKSTQIVVEFKDLPMNLYGTQDVSLGKNLLTIHIQPDEGITLQMNVKKPGSNGETTPIAMEFSKKSALKMNSPEAYERLMHDCMIGDATNFTRWDEVAHSWQFIDSIAEHWRDKLGEEFPNYPAGSMGPIASDELLAKDGFHWWPITNVENKNTVISGKALENDTSIKQ; from the coding sequence ATGACCAACCAGCCCTCTTGTGTAATAGTTATTTTTGGAGCCACCGGAGATTTAGCAAAGCGAAAATTATTCCCATCAATTTACAACCTTTTTAAAAACGGTAATTTGTCTGATCGCTTCGCTGTTGTTGGCGTTGCCCGTAGAGAATGGTCAAATGATTTCTTTAGGGAAAAAGTGATTGAAGCTGTTCATGATGCAAGCGATGCAGAGGTCGATTCCGAAGACGTAGCGTCCTTTTCCGATCACTTTTACTATCATCCTTTTGACGTTCGTGATACCGCTTCGTTTGTTAGCCTAAAACAGCTGCTTGATCAGCTAGATGATACATATGAAGTGCCGAACAATCGCTTGTTTTACATGGCGATGGCTCCAGAATATTTTGGAACAATTGCTCTGCATCTCGACGAAGCTAAGTTAACTGAAGTAGACGGCTGGAAGCGACTTGTCATTGAAAAGCCTTTCGGTCATGACCTTCCTTCTGCTGAGGTGCTTAACGATCAAATTCGCCAAGTGTTTTCAGAGGATGAAATCTATCGTATTGACCATTATCTGGGCAAAGAAATGGTACAAAACATTGAAGTCATTCGGTTTGCGAACGCAATGTTTGAACAGCTTTGGAACAATCGCTTCATTGCTAACATTCAGCTGACCTCTAGTGAGTCACTTGATGTCGGTGAACGTGGCAATTATTATGAGAAGTCTGGTGCTCTGCGTGATATGGTCCAGAACCATATGCTCCAAATGGTGTCCCTTCTAGCAATGGAGCCGCCAATTAACCTTTCGACCGAAGAGGTCCGCGGAGAGAAAGTAAAAGTATTACGTTCGTTACGTCATGTCCCAGCAAGTGAAGCAGATGATTACTTTGTTCGTGGACAATACGGTGCCGGAGAAATTGATTCTCAAGCAATTAAAGGCTTCCGCGAAGTAGAGAGTGTTACCGATGATTCCAACACGGAAACGTTTGTGGCTGCAAAGTTGATGATTGACAATCATCGTTGGGCTGGCGTTCCTTTTTACATTCGAACTGGAAAAAGCATGACCGTAAAATCAACACAGATTGTCGTTGAATTTAAAGACTTGCCAATGAACCTTTATGGTACACAGGATGTCAGCCTCGGCAAAAATCTTTTAACGATTCATATTCAGCCCGATGAAGGCATTACGCTACAAATGAATGTGAAAAAACCTGGTAGTAATGGAGAGACGACACCAATTGCTATGGAATTTTCGAAAAAAAGCGCTTTAAAAATGAATTCACCTGAAGCTTACGAACGGTTAATGCATGATTGCATGATTGGTGACGCTACAAACTTCACACGCTGGGATGAGGTTGCCCATTCGTGGCAATTTATTGACAGCATCGCGGAGCATTGGAGAGATAAATTGGGAGAAGAATTCCCGAACTATCCTGCTGGTTCAATGGGACCAATTGCTTCAGACGAATTATTAGCTAAGGATGGCTTTCACTGGTGGCCGATCACAAATGTTGAAAACAAAAACACGGTCATCTCTGGCAAAGCATTAGAGAACGACACATCAATAAAACAATAA
- a CDS encoding DUF4397 domain-containing protein, whose translation MMHSQTLQKALYYGQLAEYYKYINPHQHIHYYQKHYRYVCQLVQESHSPWRSTDDERTFADPSKYSYYAYARVLHASPDAPPVDVYVNGQPLLRQFAYEQHSQYARLPEGTYTIEVFPSGKTTNPVIRTEVSLDGGKAYTLAVGGTLDDIGLYVFEDSPRVPANESKFRVVHLSPGAPSIDVGVVGRDLVFEDIEFGEASDYLGVSPMTVDLEIKQAGTNTVLLEVPDVTFRENRVYTLYAVGLPNGEPALEVLALED comes from the coding sequence ATGATGCACTCGCAAACCTTGCAAAAAGCGCTGTACTACGGTCAACTGGCAGAGTACTATAAATACATCAATCCCCACCAGCATATTCACTATTATCAGAAGCATTACCGGTACGTTTGTCAGCTCGTCCAAGAAAGTCACTCCCCATGGCGATCTACAGACGATGAACGGACATTCGCAGATCCATCGAAGTATAGCTATTACGCCTATGCCCGCGTCTTACATGCTTCACCGGATGCACCACCTGTGGATGTGTATGTGAATGGGCAGCCGTTGCTTCGCCAATTTGCCTATGAGCAGCACAGCCAATACGCTCGCCTTCCGGAAGGTACCTATACCATCGAAGTTTTTCCAAGCGGCAAAACGACAAACCCCGTCATTCGCACAGAAGTTTCCTTAGATGGCGGCAAGGCGTATACGCTGGCAGTAGGTGGCACATTGGATGACATAGGACTATATGTATTCGAGGATTCTCCACGCGTGCCCGCAAACGAATCCAAATTCCGTGTCGTTCATTTGTCCCCAGGTGCGCCATCCATTGATGTAGGGGTTGTTGGGCGCGATCTTGTATTTGAAGACATCGAATTCGGCGAAGCGAGTGATTATCTTGGCGTTTCCCCGATGACAGTGGATTTGGAGATCAAACAGGCAGGAACGAATACGGTTCTTTTAGAGGTTCCAGATGTCACCTTTAGAGAAAATCGAGTATATACACTGTACGCTGTAGGTTTGCCTAATGGGGAGCCAGCCTTGGAAGTCCTTGCACTTGAAGATTGA